The Nocardioides humi genome includes a region encoding these proteins:
- a CDS encoding GNAT family N-acetyltransferase, whose product MSRVIETSRLTLRPWRAVDHPSASRVYGSPAVHSRLDPRLSLSTPAALRRTLVRWSAEDGRPVPEGHWAVELSEGGRVVGGLSLQFVPSADGDLTIAWALAPAAWGRGYAAEAAEGLIDWALHEGPVTEVFAIVQLDNERASATARRIGMEWIGESGDAERRQQVFRMRHGQLSVAEHA is encoded by the coding sequence ATGTCACGCGTCATCGAGACCTCGCGGCTGACCCTGCGGCCGTGGCGGGCTGTGGACCACCCGTCCGCGAGCAGGGTCTACGGATCGCCCGCGGTGCACTCGCGGCTGGATCCGCGGCTGTCCCTGTCGACTCCGGCGGCGCTCCGCAGGACGCTGGTCCGCTGGTCCGCCGAGGACGGCCGGCCGGTGCCGGAGGGTCACTGGGCGGTCGAGCTGAGCGAGGGCGGGCGGGTCGTCGGCGGCCTGTCCCTCCAGTTCGTGCCGTCGGCCGACGGGGACCTGACCATCGCCTGGGCGCTGGCGCCCGCGGCCTGGGGTCGCGGGTACGCCGCCGAGGCGGCCGAGGGACTCATCGACTGGGCGCTGCACGAGGGTCCGGTGACCGAGGTCTTCGCCATCGTGCAGCTCGACAACGAGCGCGCGTCCGCCACCGCTCGCCGGATCGGCATGGAGTGGATCGGCGAGTCAGGGGATGCGGAGCGCCGGCAGCAGGTCTTCCGGATGCGCCACGGCCAGCTGTCCGTCGCGGAGCACGCGTGA
- a CDS encoding SDR family oxidoreductase: protein MRIAIAGATGLVGSSLARAAEAAGHQVVPLAKETGFDILRPDGLVEALEGADAVVDVMQSPTLDEAEATAFFTEASRNLGTAAAQAGVGRSVVLSIIGVDRIAATDEEAGTGFDGYYRAKYAQEQATAAHAPSPHVVRSTQFHDIARQAIGWGRDGDRTVVPDLVTQPVAVDAMVQVLLGVATGEIAGDLNEVGGPGRESLTAMSTAFARSTGDTVEVTAGPVGDLVRDGVLLPGEGAHLVGPSFAEWLAGVAAATAAR, encoded by the coding sequence ATGCGCATCGCCATCGCCGGCGCGACCGGACTGGTCGGGTCGTCCCTCGCCCGGGCGGCCGAAGCCGCCGGCCACCAGGTCGTCCCGCTCGCCAAGGAGACCGGCTTCGACATCCTCCGGCCCGACGGCCTGGTCGAGGCCCTCGAAGGAGCCGACGCCGTCGTCGACGTCATGCAGAGTCCCACGCTCGACGAGGCGGAGGCCACGGCCTTCTTCACCGAGGCGTCCCGGAACCTCGGCACGGCCGCCGCCCAGGCCGGCGTCGGCCGCTCGGTCGTGCTGTCGATCATCGGCGTCGACCGGATCGCCGCGACCGACGAGGAGGCGGGCACCGGCTTCGACGGCTACTACCGCGCGAAGTACGCGCAGGAGCAGGCCACCGCCGCCCACGCCCCCTCGCCGCACGTCGTGCGGTCGACGCAGTTCCACGACATCGCCCGGCAGGCCATCGGCTGGGGCAGGGACGGCGACCGCACGGTGGTCCCCGACCTGGTGACCCAGCCCGTCGCGGTCGACGCGATGGTGCAGGTCCTCCTCGGCGTCGCCACCGGCGAGATCGCCGGCGACCTGAACGAGGTGGGCGGTCCGGGCCGGGAGTCGCTGACCGCGATGTCGACCGCGTTCGCGCGCTCGACGGGCGACACCGTCGAGGTGACCGCGGGACCGGTCGGCGACCTGGTCCGGGACGGCGTCCTGCTGCCCGGGGAGGGGGCTCACCTGGTGGGCCCGTCGTTCGCGGAGTGGCTCGCCGGCGTGGCCGCCGCCACGGCGGCCCGCTGA
- a CDS encoding alpha/beta hydrolase, which produces MNNHLETEARKMAEATANPPYFYEMTPDQARAVLDDVQAQPVPVPDVDEKWVDVTSPVADVRVRIVRPPAATEPLPAVVYLHGGGWVLGNAGTHDRLVRELAVGAGAAVVFVEYDRSPEAQYPRALEQAYAAAQWITSHGAEEGLDGSRIAVAGDSVGGNMAAALTIMAKRRGDVSFCHQSLYYPVTDAAQDTASYAAFAEGPFLLAKSMAWFWDAYLPDEERRAEITASPLRATSEDLAGLPEALVLVVENDVLRDEGEAYARKLGAAGVRTTVVRYNATIHDFMMLNPLRTSAASTAAIEQAVHVLRKAFTPA; this is translated from the coding sequence ATGAACAACCACCTCGAGACCGAGGCCCGGAAGATGGCGGAGGCGACCGCGAACCCGCCGTACTTCTACGAGATGACGCCGGACCAGGCACGCGCGGTGCTCGACGACGTCCAGGCACAGCCCGTGCCCGTTCCCGACGTCGACGAGAAGTGGGTCGACGTCACGTCGCCCGTCGCCGACGTCCGGGTCCGGATCGTCCGGCCGCCGGCGGCCACCGAGCCGCTCCCGGCGGTCGTCTACCTCCACGGCGGCGGATGGGTGCTGGGCAACGCCGGCACCCACGACCGGCTGGTCCGCGAGCTCGCGGTCGGCGCGGGCGCGGCCGTCGTCTTCGTGGAGTACGACCGCTCGCCCGAGGCGCAGTACCCCCGCGCCCTCGAGCAGGCCTACGCCGCGGCGCAGTGGATCACCTCCCACGGCGCCGAGGAGGGCCTCGACGGGAGCCGCATCGCCGTGGCCGGCGACTCGGTGGGCGGCAACATGGCCGCTGCGCTGACGATCATGGCGAAGCGCCGCGGCGACGTCTCCTTCTGCCACCAGTCGCTGTACTACCCGGTGACGGACGCGGCCCAGGACACCGCGAGCTACGCGGCGTTCGCGGAGGGCCCCTTCCTGCTGGCGAAGTCCATGGCCTGGTTCTGGGACGCCTACCTCCCCGACGAGGAGAGGCGCGCGGAGATCACCGCGTCGCCGCTGCGGGCGACCTCGGAGGATCTCGCCGGCCTGCCCGAGGCGCTGGTCCTCGTGGTCGAGAACGACGTGCTCCGCGACGAGGGCGAGGCCTACGCGCGCAAGCTCGGCGCCGCCGGGGTGCGGACGACCGTCGTCCGCTACAACGCGACGATCCACGACTTCATGATGCTCAACCCGCTGCGCACGTCCGCCGCCAGCACCGCGGCGATCGAGCAGGCCGTCCACGTCCTGCGCAAGGCGTTCACCCCTGCCTGA
- a CDS encoding alpha/beta fold hydrolase, with amino-acid sequence MNHQSPTVVLVHGAFAESASWNGVIEQLYGKGVEAIAVANPLRGVANDAAYVRDVIAGLDRPVLLVGHSYGGIVITEAAAENPAVVGLVYVAAFAPDTGESALTLSTSHPGSTLGEALVAYPVSSGGNEFAIRLDRFREQFAADVPLPVAGKMGRTQRPVTELALSEGLPTGSPAWRTLPSWFVFGDEDRNIPPAALRAEAERAGARGVREVAGASHALTVSRPEEVAASILEALSATAAADAA; translated from the coding sequence ATGAACCACCAGTCCCCGACCGTCGTCCTGGTCCACGGAGCCTTCGCCGAGTCCGCCAGCTGGAACGGAGTGATCGAGCAGCTCTACGGCAAGGGCGTCGAGGCGATCGCCGTGGCCAACCCGCTGCGCGGCGTCGCCAACGACGCCGCCTACGTCCGCGACGTGATCGCCGGCCTCGACCGGCCGGTCCTGCTCGTCGGCCACTCGTACGGCGGCATCGTCATCACCGAGGCCGCGGCCGAGAACCCGGCCGTCGTCGGTCTCGTGTACGTCGCCGCGTTCGCGCCGGACACCGGCGAGAGCGCGCTGACGCTCTCCACCAGCCACCCGGGCAGCACGCTCGGCGAGGCACTCGTCGCCTACCCGGTCAGCAGCGGCGGCAACGAGTTCGCGATCCGGCTCGACCGGTTCCGCGAGCAGTTCGCGGCCGACGTACCGCTTCCGGTGGCGGGCAAGATGGGACGCACGCAGCGTCCCGTCACCGAGCTCGCGCTCAGCGAGGGGCTGCCCACCGGCAGCCCGGCGTGGCGGACCCTGCCGTCCTGGTTCGTCTTCGGCGACGAGGACCGCAACATCCCCCCGGCCGCGCTGCGCGCCGAGGCCGAGCGGGCCGGCGCCCGCGGTGTCCGCGAGGTGGCGGGCGCGTCGCACGCCCTCACCGTGTCCCGGCCCGAGGAGGTCGCCGCGAGCATCCTCGAGGCGCTGTCCGCCACGGCCGCGGCCGATGCGGCCTGA
- a CDS encoding FAD-binding protein yields MRARKHQLATSVLVIGTGGSGLRAAIELAETGVSALAVGKRGLDDAHTVLAAGGINAALATTDAADTWEQHAADTLQEGYLLADPRTVQIVAQGAAQGIHDLERYGMRFDRQPDGRIAQRYFGAHTYRRTAFAGDYTGLEVQRALLQHVSRLAIPVLSTVYVTELLVDDGVVFGAYGFDLVDGSRYVIHADAVILATGGHTRIWRRTSSRRDENTGDSLRLAVEAGARLRDAELVQFHPSGILEPENAAGTLVSEAARGEGGVLLNSLGERFMARYDPERMELSSRDRVALASYTEIKEGRGTDAGGVWLDLSHLPRETILTRLPRVHQTLLELQMLDITSDPIEVAPTAHYSMGGVWVRPEDHGTDVEGLYAIGEAASGLHGANRLGGNSLVELLVYGRLAGQAAGDYSTGLTGQRRSLGAVRDAEAEVDRTLSLDGGQNVRALQRTLRNLMTEHAGVVRDEDGLRAGLAALEDLESRAADVGVHVDISGFQDLAHAYDLRSGLLAARATLLCALERRETRGCHNRSDFPELDPELQVNLVWSPSTGVRQEAIPPIPTDLAALMHDVSAEGKLLE; encoded by the coding sequence ATGCGCGCACGGAAGCACCAGCTGGCCACGTCCGTCCTCGTGATCGGCACCGGAGGGTCCGGCCTGCGGGCGGCCATCGAGCTCGCCGAGACCGGCGTCTCGGCGCTCGCGGTGGGCAAGCGGGGGCTCGACGACGCCCACACGGTGCTGGCGGCGGGCGGGATCAACGCCGCCCTCGCGACCACCGACGCCGCCGACACCTGGGAGCAGCACGCGGCCGACACCCTGCAGGAGGGCTACCTGCTCGCCGACCCCCGCACCGTGCAGATCGTGGCGCAGGGCGCGGCGCAGGGGATCCACGACCTCGAGCGGTACGGCATGCGGTTCGACCGCCAGCCGGACGGCCGGATCGCCCAGCGGTACTTCGGCGCGCACACCTACCGCCGGACCGCCTTCGCGGGCGACTACACCGGCCTCGAGGTGCAGCGCGCCCTCCTGCAGCACGTCTCCCGTCTCGCGATCCCGGTGCTGTCCACCGTCTACGTGACCGAGCTGCTCGTCGACGACGGCGTGGTGTTCGGCGCCTACGGCTTCGACCTGGTCGACGGGTCGCGGTACGTCATCCACGCGGACGCCGTGATCCTGGCGACCGGCGGCCACACCCGGATCTGGCGGCGCACGTCGTCGCGGCGCGACGAGAACACCGGCGACTCCCTGCGGCTCGCCGTCGAGGCGGGCGCCCGGCTCCGCGACGCCGAGCTGGTCCAGTTCCACCCGTCGGGGATCCTGGAGCCGGAGAACGCCGCGGGCACGCTCGTCAGCGAGGCCGCGCGAGGCGAGGGCGGGGTGCTGCTCAACAGCCTCGGCGAGCGCTTCATGGCGCGCTACGACCCCGAGCGGATGGAGCTGTCCAGCCGCGACCGGGTGGCGCTGGCGTCGTACACCGAGATCAAGGAGGGACGGGGCACCGACGCCGGCGGGGTGTGGCTCGACCTGTCCCACCTCCCGCGCGAGACGATCCTCACCCGGCTGCCCCGGGTGCACCAGACGCTGCTCGAGCTGCAGATGCTGGACATCACCAGCGACCCGATCGAGGTCGCGCCCACCGCGCACTACTCCATGGGAGGGGTCTGGGTCCGCCCCGAGGACCACGGGACCGACGTCGAGGGGCTGTACGCGATCGGCGAGGCCGCCAGCGGGCTCCACGGCGCCAACCGGCTGGGCGGGAACTCGCTGGTCGAGCTGCTCGTCTACGGCCGGCTCGCCGGGCAGGCCGCCGGGGACTACTCGACGGGACTGACCGGTCAGCGCCGCTCGCTCGGCGCCGTCCGGGACGCGGAGGCCGAGGTCGACCGGACGCTGTCGCTGGACGGCGGGCAGAACGTCCGCGCCCTGCAGCGCACCCTGCGCAACCTGATGACCGAGCACGCCGGCGTCGTCCGCGACGAGGACGGCCTGCGGGCGGGCCTGGCCGCGCTCGAGGACCTCGAGTCACGCGCCGCCGACGTGGGCGTCCATGTCGACATCAGTGGGTTCCAGGACCTCGCACACGCCTACGACCTCCGCTCGGGCCTGCTCGCCGCCCGCGCGACGCTCCTGTGCGCCCTGGAGCGGCGCGAGACCCGCGGCTGCCACAACCGCTCCGACTTCCCCGAGCTCGACCCCGAGCTGCAGGTCAACCTGGTGTGGTCCCCGTCGACCGGCGTGCGCCAGGAGGCCATCCCCCCGATCCCGACCGACCTCGCGGCGCTGATGCACGACGTCTCCGCCGAGGGGAAGCTCCTCGAGTAG
- a CDS encoding RrF2 family transcriptional regulator, with the protein MRLSAGVEWALHCCVVLSQAEQPVPSARLAELHGVSKTYLAKHLQALARAGIARPSEGRDGGYVLMREPTRITVLDVVQAIDGTDPAFRCTEIRQQGELALPPRECRTPCGIARVMADAERAWRRSLAETTIAQLAGTLDTSGLRQILAT; encoded by the coding sequence GTGAGGCTCTCGGCGGGGGTGGAGTGGGCCCTGCACTGCTGCGTGGTGCTCAGCCAGGCCGAGCAGCCGGTGCCCAGTGCCCGGCTGGCGGAGCTGCACGGCGTCTCGAAGACCTACCTCGCCAAGCACCTGCAGGCCCTCGCCCGTGCGGGGATCGCCCGCCCGAGCGAGGGCCGGGATGGCGGCTACGTCCTGATGCGGGAGCCCACGCGGATCACGGTCCTCGACGTCGTCCAGGCGATCGACGGCACCGATCCCGCCTTCCGCTGCACCGAGATCCGCCAGCAGGGTGAGCTCGCGCTGCCGCCCCGGGAGTGCCGTACGCCGTGCGGGATCGCCCGCGTGATGGCGGACGCCGAGCGTGCCTGGCGCCGGTCGCTGGCGGAGACCACGATCGCCCAGCTGGCAGGGACGCTGGACACCAGCGGCCTGCGGCAGATCCTGGCGACGTAG
- a CDS encoding GNAT family N-acetyltransferase — MDQPITTPRLSLRPWRRADAPAATRIFGDPQVARWLAPALPPVPDETEMTRTIVRWQAETGVPGEPVGHWAITSRGGDDVVGGVAVRDLGTGDGDYELAWQLAPAAWGRGYAAEAARALAVAVLDRSPVDELLALVRPRNRRAAATARRLGMEWVGETDKFHRLRLQVYRLRRADLLPSLLKEAARSRVLRDGQLAVAHPEDLLPALRIP, encoded by the coding sequence ATGGACCAGCCGATCACCACACCACGCCTGTCCCTGCGGCCCTGGCGTCGCGCCGACGCGCCCGCGGCGACGCGGATCTTCGGTGATCCGCAGGTCGCGCGCTGGCTGGCGCCCGCGCTCCCGCCCGTGCCCGACGAGACGGAGATGACGCGGACGATCGTCCGCTGGCAGGCGGAGACGGGCGTGCCCGGCGAGCCGGTCGGGCACTGGGCGATCACGTCCCGCGGCGGCGACGACGTCGTGGGCGGCGTGGCCGTCCGCGACCTCGGGACCGGCGACGGCGACTACGAGCTGGCATGGCAGCTGGCACCCGCGGCCTGGGGTCGCGGGTACGCCGCCGAGGCCGCCCGGGCACTGGCCGTCGCGGTGCTCGACCGCAGCCCCGTCGACGAGCTGCTGGCCCTGGTCCGCCCCCGCAACCGGCGCGCCGCCGCGACGGCACGGCGCCTGGGCATGGAGTGGGTCGGCGAGACCGACAAGTTCCACCGGCTCCGGCTCCAGGTCTACCGCCTCAGGCGCGCCGACCTGCTGCCGTCGCTGCTGAAGGAGGCAGCGCGGTCACGCGTGCTCCGCGACGGACAGCTGGCCGTGGCGCATCCGGAAGACCTGCTGCCGGCGCTCCGCATCCCCTGA
- a CDS encoding low temperature requirement protein A, giving the protein MRTRTPLHLPMRARTTDERHRVATPLELLVDLTFVVAVAQTSANLAEQVVHGRVAGGYAAFTMAFFAIWWAWMNFTWFTSAYDTDDVAYRIATFVQMAGVLVLAAGVGDSFASGHLVTVTIGYVVMRLGLVSLWLRAAVQHRPGRRTALRYAAGISVLQGLWLLRLFLGGGVAGDLGSFVVLAGLEMALPVWAERAGGTSWHPHHIAERYGLFAIVLLGESVLAATNAVAGLADSRPRLRLVALSAAGLTILVGLWWLYFAGPAGELLEERRAWSFVWGYGHLAVFAAIAAVGAGLEVVVLATEAGHHDPPPVSAHLAAGAVLVPLALTLASLALVHLPGGRSPIAGAGLAVAATALAALAWAAGTIGAVPAVCGAALVVAVLVAGSAVGRTAGAA; this is encoded by the coding sequence GTGAGGACGCGTACTCCCCTGCACCTGCCCATGCGCGCGAGGACCACCGACGAGCGCCACCGGGTGGCGACGCCCCTGGAGCTCCTCGTCGACCTGACCTTCGTCGTCGCCGTCGCCCAGACCTCCGCGAACCTGGCCGAGCAGGTGGTCCACGGCCGGGTCGCCGGCGGGTACGCCGCCTTCACGATGGCCTTCTTCGCCATCTGGTGGGCGTGGATGAACTTCACCTGGTTCACCTCGGCGTACGACACCGACGACGTCGCCTACCGCATCGCCACCTTCGTGCAGATGGCCGGCGTGCTGGTCCTGGCGGCCGGCGTGGGCGACAGCTTCGCGTCCGGCCACCTCGTCACCGTGACGATCGGCTACGTGGTGATGCGCCTGGGCCTGGTGAGCCTCTGGCTGCGCGCCGCCGTCCAGCACCGGCCGGGCCGGCGTACCGCCCTCCGGTACGCCGCCGGGATCTCGGTGCTCCAGGGACTCTGGCTGCTCCGCCTGTTCCTGGGCGGCGGCGTCGCCGGCGACCTCGGGTCCTTCGTCGTGCTCGCCGGGCTGGAGATGGCGCTGCCGGTGTGGGCCGAGCGCGCCGGCGGCACCTCCTGGCACCCCCACCACATCGCCGAGCGCTACGGCCTCTTCGCGATCGTCCTGCTCGGCGAGAGCGTGCTGGCCGCGACCAACGCGGTGGCGGGCCTCGCCGACAGCCGGCCGCGGCTGCGGCTCGTCGCGCTCTCGGCCGCCGGCCTCACGATCCTGGTCGGACTGTGGTGGCTGTACTTCGCCGGTCCCGCGGGCGAGCTGCTGGAGGAGCGGAGGGCCTGGTCGTTCGTCTGGGGCTACGGGCACCTGGCCGTCTTCGCGGCGATCGCGGCGGTCGGCGCCGGCCTGGAGGTCGTGGTGCTGGCGACCGAGGCGGGCCACCACGACCCGCCGCCGGTCTCCGCCCACCTCGCGGCCGGCGCGGTGCTGGTCCCCCTCGCGCTCACGCTCGCGTCCCTCGCGCTGGTCCACCTGCCCGGCGGCCGCAGCCCGATCGCCGGCGCCGGTCTCGCGGTCGCCGCGACCGCGCTCGCGGCCCTCGCCTGGGCCGCCGGGACCATCGGCGCGGTACCGGCGGTCTGCGGCGCCGCACTGGTGGTGGCGGTCCTCGTGGCCGGCAGTGCGGTCGGCCGCACGGCCGGAGCGGCGTGA
- a CDS encoding SDR family oxidoreductase, with protein MKIVIFGAGLIGGQLRDRLGAAGHDVVALGREDGIDTTTGAGVAGAVAGADVVVDLTNSPSWADDDVLAFFRDSTRELVTAEAEAGVGHHVILSIVGADRLTDSGYMRAKLAQEAGVEAGSVPYTIVRSTQFFEFLPGIADSTTVDGEVRATPGRLQPIASQDVVARLAEVVTGAPVNGTLEIAGPEAQGIDELVGRLFAATGDERRVVSDAAAGYFGAQLDDVALVPTPGVDAWIGPTTLAAWLRDRA; from the coding sequence ATGAAGATCGTGATCTTCGGTGCCGGCCTGATCGGCGGCCAGCTGCGGGACCGGCTCGGCGCGGCCGGCCACGACGTCGTCGCGCTCGGCCGTGAGGACGGCATCGACACGACCACCGGCGCCGGCGTGGCCGGCGCGGTCGCCGGTGCCGACGTCGTGGTCGACCTGACCAACTCGCCCTCGTGGGCCGACGACGACGTGCTCGCGTTCTTCCGGGACTCGACCCGGGAGCTCGTGACCGCCGAGGCGGAGGCGGGCGTCGGCCACCACGTGATCCTCTCCATCGTGGGCGCCGACCGGCTCACCGACTCCGGCTACATGCGGGCCAAGCTGGCCCAGGAGGCGGGGGTCGAGGCCGGCTCGGTGCCGTACACCATCGTCCGGTCGACCCAGTTCTTCGAGTTCCTCCCGGGCATCGCCGACTCCACCACCGTCGACGGCGAGGTCCGGGCCACGCCCGGCCGTCTCCAGCCGATCGCGTCCCAGGACGTCGTGGCCCGGCTGGCCGAGGTCGTCACCGGCGCACCGGTCAACGGCACGCTCGAGATCGCCGGCCCGGAGGCGCAGGGGATCGACGAGCTCGTCGGTCGTCTCTTCGCGGCCACCGGCGACGAGCGGCGTGTCGTGTCGGACGCCGCGGCCGGGTACTTCGGTGCCCAGCTCGACGACGTCGCGCTCGTCCCGACGCCGGGCGTCGACGCCTGGATCGGTCCCACGACGCTCGCCGCCTGGCTCCGCGACCGTGCGTGA